A window of Sulfurimonas gotlandica GD1 contains these coding sequences:
- a CDS encoding glycosyltransferase family 39 protein translates to MEAIKNNYIDIVLFLFGAIILTYASNYGMPIVVHPDEVTQLKNIYGMLQFKTLIMPYESAYSAWIHYFYLIPTIFYWGFEYLFNSDINSISDLKLYAMNNYHTVIPTLRVFSGLFFLSSLFALKFVIEKSINKTQAYIFLIIAILSPWIVINAHNIKHWIPDFSLVFFSFYFYYRYKVSNSILYVLISFVLFSIAIMTTYTLIFLGVYFILLHYRYKPYNHKILFRELILFLSVFIAFVVLSSNLGQGGNIATVAGGDYLKFNIKIEFIKDYLYNQLEFDTFLFISFIASLFLLIFSRYEKNHFKLLIVLVPYLLNMIVMSSHSVFGNYYTVFFVVDSLLLASYFLYFLYDKHKNVFIIIFTMYMFFNTYNIIRWLNILDEKDTRVLAKEWIEKNYKEKNFILYSTLGFNYLPLTKSGINIIADNLPNSLTTREKLYLKYDLNEQVNGMILWKVEQAGYSPKELIEVLLSSGYQPIIIHERFGNTVHHHQRTEKYIEKMSQDYTITQIQEIAPYKKEPDDREKIGDFSLDFRNFHYSLEHMKRSGPVIKIYKVGKK, encoded by the coding sequence ATGGAAGCGATAAAAAATAACTATATTGATATAGTTTTATTTTTATTTGGAGCGATAATCCTCACATATGCAAGTAATTACGGTATGCCAATTGTCGTTCACCCAGATGAAGTGACTCAATTAAAGAATATTTATGGGATGCTTCAATTTAAGACATTAATTATGCCATATGAAAGCGCATATTCTGCTTGGATTCATTATTTCTATTTAATTCCAACCATATTTTATTGGGGATTCGAATATCTATTTAATAGTGATATAAATTCTATATCTGATTTGAAACTTTATGCTATGAATAATTATCATACCGTGATCCCAACTCTTAGAGTTTTTAGTGGTTTGTTTTTTTTGTCTTCACTCTTTGCTTTAAAATTTGTAATAGAAAAATCAATTAATAAAACACAGGCTTACATTTTTTTGATAATAGCTATATTATCACCATGGATAGTTATAAATGCACATAATATCAAGCATTGGATTCCGGACTTTAGTTTAGTTTTTTTTAGTTTTTATTTTTATTATAGATATAAAGTTAGTAATAGTATTTTATATGTTCTAATTTCTTTTGTATTATTTAGTATAGCTATAATGACAACATACACTTTAATATTTTTAGGAGTATATTTTATACTACTTCATTATAGGTACAAACCATATAATCATAAAATATTATTTCGTGAATTGATACTATTTTTATCTGTATTTATTGCATTTGTAGTATTGTCTTCTAATTTGGGTCAAGGTGGTAATATAGCTACAGTCGCTGGAGGTGACTATCTAAAGTTTAACATTAAAATTGAGTTTATAAAAGATTATCTATATAATCAACTAGAATTTGATACATTTTTATTTATTAGTTTTATTGCTTCTCTATTTTTACTTATATTTTCTAGGTATGAAAAAAATCATTTTAAATTATTAATAGTATTAGTACCGTATTTGCTAAATATGATAGTAATGTCTTCTCATAGTGTTTTTGGTAATTACTATACAGTTTTCTTTGTTGTAGACTCATTATTATTAGCCAGTTATTTTTTATATTTTTTATATGATAAACATAAAAATGTATTTATAATTATATTTACTATGTATATGTTTTTTAATACTTATAATATAATTAGATGGTTGAATATCTTAGATGAAAAAGACACTAGAGTTTTAGCAAAAGAGTGGATTGAAAAAAATTATAAAGAAAAAAATTTTATATTGTATTCTACTTTAGGATTTAATTATTTGCCGCTTACAAAAAGTGGGATAAACATAATTGCCGACAACTTGCCAAATTCTTTAACAACAAGAGAAAAGCTTTATTTAAAATATGATTTAAATGAGCAAGTGAATGGTATGATATTATGGAAAGTTGAACAAGCTGGATACTCTCCCAAAGAGTTAATAGAAGTACTTTTATCAAGTGGATATCAGCCAATAATTATACATGAAAGATTTGGTAATACTGTGCACCATCATCAAAGAACAGAAAAATATATAGAAAAAATGAGCCAAGACTATACTATTACACAAATACAAGAGATTGCACCATATAAAAAAGAACCTGATGATAGAGAAAAGATAGGTGATTTTTCACTAGATTTTAGAAACTTTCATTATTCATTAGAGCATATGAAAAGAAGTGGTCCAGTAATAAAAATATATAAAGTAGGTAAAAAATGA
- a CDS encoding glycosyltransferase family 2 protein has protein sequence MNQVIYCILPVYNEGKSIYDLLEVYSVFFKNINYENNIIVINDCSQDDSEMYILQAIDKFNNLNIEYIKHTQNKGLGGALTTGFHALKDIKDSDMLVAMDGDNTHNPYLIRQMIAKVDEGADIIIASRYLEQSRIYGLSKFRIFLSICAKYIYSFTWNIDGVKDYTCGFRCYRGSLVKKFIYKYQGDIIEEKGFAATGEVLKKMNYFKPLIVEVPMILKYSNKINSSSMQILNTIYKTLGMIWKR, from the coding sequence ATGAATCAAGTGATTTACTGTATATTACCAGTATACAATGAGGGAAAAAGTATATATGATTTATTGGAAGTCTATAGTGTGTTTTTCAAAAATATTAATTATGAAAATAATATTATAGTAATTAATGATTGTAGTCAAGATGATTCAGAAATGTATATTTTACAAGCAATAGATAAATTTAATAATTTAAATATAGAGTATATTAAACATACACAGAACAAAGGTTTAGGCGGAGCACTCACTACAGGTTTTCATGCCTTAAAAGATATAAAAGATTCAGATATGTTGGTGGCGATGGATGGTGATAATACTCACAACCCATATCTTATAAGGCAGATGATAGCAAAAGTAGATGAAGGTGCTGATATTATTATTGCGTCAAGGTATTTAGAACAATCAAGGATATACGGATTAAGTAAATTTAGAATCTTTTTAAGTATATGTGCTAAGTATATATATTCTTTTACATGGAATATTGATGGTGTAAAAGATTATACATGTGGTTTTAGATGTTATAGAGGTTCATTAGTGAAGAAATTTATTTATAAATACCAAGGTGACATAATAGAAGAAAAAGGTTTCGCTGCGACTGGAGAAGTTCTTAAAAAGATGAATTATTTTAAACCACTAATTGTTGAAGTTCCAATGATATTAAAATATTCCAACAAAATTAATTCTTCAAGTATGCAAATACTAAATACAATATATAAAACATTAGGGATGATATGGAAGCGATAA
- a CDS encoding VTT domain-containing protein translates to MLDFILDSYQYIEELSIAVKVLIVIFLSVISPILFIPIMATMYLSGLLLGFNLGVIIATIGYFLSISTYYYIGSSFHKISFIKRLIDARLGKHMSKLKKMNFVHVIIFSLFVPFLLISLGLGVLHKNKINIFAVYFGALPSIIAFVLAGSYGKSFFEAKDNNMIYYSLGLIVLYVILQKMFTLYLKRKG, encoded by the coding sequence ATGTTAGATTTTATATTAGATAGTTACCAATATATTGAAGAATTGTCGATAGCTGTAAAAGTGTTAATTGTAATTTTTTTATCTGTTATCAGTCCCATATTATTTATCCCTATTATGGCTACCATGTATTTGTCTGGTCTTTTACTTGGTTTTAATTTAGGTGTAATTATTGCAACTATTGGTTATTTTCTTTCAATATCAACATACTATTATATTGGTAGTTCATTTCATAAAATTTCATTTATAAAACGATTAATAGATGCCAGACTAGGTAAACACATGTCAAAATTAAAAAAAATGAATTTTGTACATGTTATTATTTTTAGTTTATTTGTTCCATTTTTATTAATAAGTTTAGGACTAGGTGTTTTACATAAAAATAAGATAAATATATTTGCGGTATATTTTGGTGCATTACCATCTATAATTGCATTTGTATTAGCAGGTAGTTACGGTAAGAGTTTTTTTGAAGCTAAAGATAATAATATGATTTATTACTCTTTAGGTTTAATAGTCCTATATGTTATATTACAAAAAATGTTTACTTTATATTTAAAACGAAAAGGCTGA
- the wecB gene encoding non-hydrolyzing UDP-N-acetylglucosamine 2-epimerase encodes MLTKKILIVFGTRPEAIKMSPLVKEFQKNNDFFETKVCVTAQHREMLDQVLDIFKIKPDFDLNIMKQNQDLFNITTKILNGMKEILEIYNPDLVLVHGDTTTTFATSLACFYKQIDVGHVEAGLRTYNIYSPYPEEANRQLTTRLAKYHFAPTSLSEKNLFDEGVDNSLITVVGNTVIDALIQVVSEIRSDERLAKSLSKLIYEKGYKIDSTRKFILVTGHRRENFGDGFLNICNAIKDIAEKNPDIDIVYPVHLNPNVQSPVNDILTNIDNIYLIEPLEYQSFVYLMDKSYLILTDSGGIQEEAPSLGKPVVVMRDITERQEAVDLGVVKLVGTNKELIVNTVSTLLSDKKEYEKMSKLSNPYGNGTACKKIIDYLKLEC; translated from the coding sequence ATGTTAACTAAAAAAATTCTTATTGTTTTTGGAACCAGACCAGAAGCAATTAAAATGTCTCCATTGGTTAAAGAGTTTCAAAAAAATAATGATTTTTTCGAAACGAAAGTTTGTGTTACGGCTCAACATAGGGAGATGTTAGATCAGGTGCTAGATATTTTTAAAATTAAGCCAGATTTTGATTTGAATATAATGAAGCAAAATCAAGATTTATTTAATATTACGACAAAGATACTAAATGGAATGAAAGAGATTTTAGAAATTTACAATCCTGATTTGGTCCTTGTTCATGGCGATACTACTACAACATTTGCCACGTCGTTAGCTTGTTTTTATAAACAAATTGATGTTGGGCATGTTGAGGCTGGACTAAGAACTTATAATATTTATTCTCCATATCCAGAAGAGGCGAATAGACAATTAACTACTAGACTTGCTAAATATCATTTTGCACCAACTTCTTTGTCAGAAAAAAATCTTTTTGATGAAGGAGTTGATAACTCTTTAATTACAGTTGTTGGTAATACGGTCATTGATGCTTTGATTCAAGTAGTTTCAGAAATAAGATCTGATGAAAGATTGGCAAAATCATTAAGTAAACTAATTTATGAAAAAGGTTATAAAATAGATTCTACTAGAAAGTTTATTTTAGTTACAGGGCACAGAAGAGAAAATTTTGGTGATGGCTTTTTAAATATATGTAATGCTATTAAAGATATTGCAGAAAAAAATCCGGATATTGATATTGTATATCCAGTTCATTTAAATCCAAATGTTCAGAGCCCTGTAAATGACATATTGACAAATATTGATAACATCTATTTAATAGAACCATTAGAATATCAAAGTTTTGTTTACTTAATGGATAAAAGCTATCTTATTCTAACAGATAGTGGTGGTATTCAAGAAGAAGCACCCAGTTTGGGTAAACCTGTAGTTGTTATGAGAGATATTACTGAAAGACAAGAAGCTGTTGACTTAGGTGTTGTTAAATTAGTTGGTACGAATAAAGAGTTAATTGTCAATACTGTTAGTACTCTTTTAAGTGATAAAAAAGAGTATGAAAAAATGTCAAAACTATCTAATCCTTATGGAAATGGAACCGCTTGTAAAAAAATTATAGATTACTTGAAGTTAGAATGTTAG
- the rfbB gene encoding dTDP-glucose 4,6-dehydratase, with the protein MIKNILVTGCAGFIGSNFVPYFLEKYPEYNIVNLDLLTYAGDLENLKECENNTKYKFIKGNICNRELVEFIFNEYNINGVIHFAAESHVDNSIKNPGVFIETNVNGTFTLLDVAKNYWMSSPFNYKEKYKNCRFHHISTDEVYGTLNETDLFTESTPYAPNSPYSASKASSDMIVRSYQETFGLNTVITNCSNNYGPKQHDEKLIPTIIRKALVGENIPIYGDGKNIRDWLYVLDHCKGIDLVYHTGKEANVYNVGGRNERTNLQIVDAICTILDEKVPKNSSYKELITFVKDRAGHDRRYAIDATKLENELGWIADENFESGIVKTVNWYLEKYVN; encoded by the coding sequence ATGATAAAAAATATTTTAGTAACTGGATGTGCTGGTTTTATAGGGAGTAACTTTGTCCCATATTTTTTAGAAAAATATCCAGAATATAATATTGTAAATCTTGACCTGCTTACCTATGCCGGTGACTTAGAGAACCTAAAAGAGTGTGAAAACAACACTAAATATAAATTTATAAAAGGAAATATCTGTAACCGTGAATTAGTTGAATTCATCTTCAATGAATACAATATAAACGGTGTTATTCACTTTGCAGCAGAGTCTCACGTAGATAATTCTATAAAAAATCCAGGTGTATTTATTGAAACAAATGTAAATGGAACTTTCACTTTACTTGATGTTGCTAAAAACTACTGGATGAGTTCTCCTTTTAACTATAAAGAAAAGTACAAAAATTGTAGATTCCATCATATTAGTACAGATGAAGTGTATGGAACGCTTAATGAGACTGATCTTTTTACAGAAAGCACACCTTACGCTCCAAACTCTCCATACTCTGCTTCAAAAGCAAGTTCTGATATGATAGTTAGAAGTTATCAAGAGACTTTCGGACTCAACACTGTTATTACTAATTGCTCAAACAACTATGGGCCAAAACAGCATGATGAGAAGCTAATCCCTACTATTATTAGAAAAGCTTTAGTCGGTGAAAATATTCCAATCTATGGAGATGGTAAAAACATACGAGACTGGCTCTATGTACTTGACCACTGCAAGGGAATAGACTTAGTTTACCACACTGGCAAAGAAGCCAATGTTTACAATGTCGGTGGAAGAAACGAGAGAACAAATCTTCAGATAGTAGATGCTATTTGTACTATCTTGGATGAAAAAGTTCCAAAAAATTCAAGCTATAAAGAACTGATAACATTTGTAAAAGATAGAGCAGGACACGATAGAAGATATGCTATAGACGCAACAAAACTTGAAAATGAACTTGGCTGGATAGCTGATGAGAATTTTGAAAGTGGGATTGTTAAGACAGTTAATTGGTATTTGGAAAAATATGTTAACTAA
- the rfbD gene encoding dTDP-4-dehydrorhamnose reductase — translation MNKVLVTGSKGQVGSELNELASLYPYDFFFTDRDSLDITDEQSIRDFIDLHNIDIIINCAAYTAVDKAESQKDMADAINHKAVKSLAQISKEKNIKLIHISTDYVFSGQNYKPYIETDFTAPNSVYGSSKLDAEKALQKINPKNSIIIRTSWVYSSFGANFVKTMLRLGSEKDELGVIFDQVGTPTYARDLAKTILEILPNVQNENVDIYHYSNEGVLSWYDFAKEIMKMAKRDCKINPIETKDYPTPANRPHYSLLNKSKIKQKFNIEIPFWKDSLDACLKVLGERK, via the coding sequence ATGAATAAAGTTTTAGTAACTGGTTCGAAAGGGCAAGTGGGAAGTGAGCTTAACGAATTAGCATCTTTATACCCATATGATTTTTTCTTTACAGATAGAGATTCTCTTGATATAACTGATGAACAGAGCATTAGAGACTTTATAGACCTACATAATATAGACATTATTATAAACTGTGCAGCGTATACAGCAGTTGACAAAGCTGAATCCCAAAAAGATATGGCAGACGCTATCAATCATAAAGCAGTTAAATCTCTAGCGCAAATATCAAAAGAGAAAAACATTAAACTTATTCATATCTCAACTGATTATGTATTTAGTGGTCAGAACTACAAACCCTATATAGAAACAGATTTTACAGCTCCAAATAGTGTCTATGGAAGTAGTAAGCTTGATGCTGAAAAAGCTCTACAAAAAATCAATCCAAAAAATTCTATTATCATTAGAACATCTTGGGTTTACTCATCATTTGGAGCTAATTTTGTTAAAACTATGCTTAGACTAGGAAGTGAAAAAGATGAGCTTGGTGTTATTTTCGACCAAGTTGGTACTCCCACTTATGCAAGAGACTTGGCTAAAACTATTTTAGAGATACTGCCAAATGTTCAAAATGAGAATGTGGATATTTACCACTACTCAAATGAAGGTGTTCTATCTTGGTATGACTTTGCAAAAGAGATTATGAAAATGGCAAAAAGAGATTGTAAAATCAATCCAATAGAGACAAAAGACTATCCTACACCAGCAAATAGGCCACATTACAGTTTGTTAAATAAATCAAAAATAAAACAAAAATTCAATATAGAAATTCCTTTTTGGAAAGATAGTTTAGACGCATGTCTAAAAGTTTTAGGAGAGAGAAAATGA
- the rfbC gene encoding dTDP-4-dehydrorhamnose 3,5-epimerase, translating into MKLTRATIKDIIICEPEIHGDTRGYFVETFRQDKLEEFLGFKINFCQDNESKSSKGVLRGLHYQLPPYSQTKLLRVIQGRVLDIAVDIRKDSPTFGEHVSIELTAENKKQLLIPHGFAHGFVVLEDDTIFAYKVDNYYSPENDRGIAFDDPDLGIDWQVDFSLLNLSQKDTKQPRLKATNDLFEYGVNYYE; encoded by the coding sequence ATGAAGCTTACAAGAGCAACGATAAAAGATATTATTATTTGCGAGCCTGAAATACATGGAGATACTCGTGGCTATTTCGTTGAAACTTTTCGCCAAGATAAACTTGAAGAGTTTTTAGGATTTAAAATAAATTTTTGTCAAGACAATGAATCTAAAAGCTCTAAAGGTGTTTTAAGAGGGTTGCATTATCAACTGCCACCATACTCTCAAACGAAACTTCTTAGAGTTATACAAGGACGAGTTTTAGATATAGCCGTAGACATTAGAAAAGACAGTCCAACTTTTGGAGAACATGTAAGTATAGAATTGACAGCAGAAAATAAGAAACAACTGCTTATACCTCATGGCTTTGCTCACGGATTTGTAGTTTTAGAAGACGACACAATATTTGCCTATAAGGTTGACAACTATTATTCTCCAGAAAATGACAGAGGTATTGCCTTTGATGATCCAGATTTAGGAATTGACTGGCAAGTAGATTTCTCTTTACTTAATCTGTCTCAAAAAGACACCAAACAACCAAGGCTGAAAGCAACAAATGATTTATTTGAGTATGGTGTAAACTATTATGAATAA
- the rfbA gene encoding glucose-1-phosphate thymidylyltransferase RfbA yields MKGIILAGGSGTRLYPITKGVSKQLVPIYDKPMIYYPLSVLMLAGITEVLIISTPHDLPRFEELLGDGSDIGMNFSYVEQPSPDGLAQAFILGEEFIGNDDVCLVLGDNIFYGHGLTDLLAQSVKNAEIENKATVFGYYVKDPERYGVAEFNTNGDVTSIEEKPLKPKSNYAVIGLYFYPNDVVKKAKDVKPSDRGELEITTLNQNYLNEERLKVELMGRGYAWLDTGTHESLLEASQFIQTIENRQSLKVACIEEIAYEMGYISKEKLLELAEPLKKNQYGQYLIRRAQEGIVVL; encoded by the coding sequence TTGAAGGGTATAATTCTAGCAGGTGGAAGTGGTACAAGACTATACCCAATAACAAAAGGTGTGAGTAAACAGTTAGTTCCAATCTATGATAAACCTATGATTTACTATCCCCTTTCAGTATTAATGTTAGCTGGAATTACAGAAGTATTAATTATTTCTACTCCTCATGATTTACCGAGATTTGAAGAGCTTTTAGGTGATGGCTCTGATATAGGTATGAACTTTAGTTATGTGGAGCAACCATCTCCTGATGGACTTGCTCAAGCCTTCATTTTAGGGGAAGAGTTTATTGGTAATGATGATGTTTGTCTAGTTCTTGGTGATAATATATTCTATGGTCATGGATTAACTGATCTTCTCGCTCAAAGTGTTAAAAATGCTGAAATAGAAAATAAAGCAACAGTCTTTGGCTACTATGTAAAAGATCCTGAAAGATATGGTGTTGCTGAGTTCAATACAAATGGTGATGTTACTAGCATAGAAGAAAAACCGTTAAAGCCAAAATCTAACTACGCAGTTATTGGTCTATATTTTTATCCAAATGATGTGGTTAAAAAAGCTAAAGATGTAAAGCCAAGTGACAGAGGTGAATTGGAGATTACGACTTTAAACCAAAACTACCTAAATGAAGAGAGACTAAAAGTTGAACTTATGGGCAGAGGTTACGCTTGGCTTGATACTGGTACTCATGAGAGTTTGCTTGAAGCATCTCAATTTATTCAAACAATTGAAAACCGTCAATCGCTAAAAGTAGCTTGTATTGAAGAGATAGCTTATGAAATGGGATATATCTCAAAAGAAAAACTTCTTGAATTAGCAGAACCTTTAAAGAAAAATCAATATGGACAATATCTAATTAGAAGAGCTCAAGAAGGGATAGTTGTACTATGA
- a CDS encoding glycosyltransferase, with the protein MIDITILTKYTSKGASSRYRYFLYINDLLKQDTNIEIDSFLDTSYLHRLYSKKKKNKFKIIIAYIKRFFVLINSSKNLLIEYEALPYIPYFIEKLFLKNKNYILNFDDNIWSNYENKLLLRNKLDSLVENASGVIVANSFLEEKVSKLNNNIIKIPTVIDIDDYENNNIIKFDKFTLVWIGSPSTYKYITSHSHIFKKLSKIIDYKLVIIASKDLIDEAIVGVNMDFYDWSTKNEVKILKKSHIGIMPLDADTFAQGKSSFKIIQYMAAGLPTIASSIGENCNVLENNKTGFLVDDEESWIDSIQKLYDDKKMYDDFAMKAKSNAYEYSIQKYFKEFNLFINKTFKEKN; encoded by the coding sequence ATGATAGATATTACTATTTTGACAAAGTACACTTCTAAGGGTGCTTCTAGTCGATATAGGTACTTTTTATATATTAATGATTTGTTAAAACAAGATACAAATATAGAGATTGATTCTTTCTTAGATACATCATATTTACATAGGCTTTATAGTAAAAAAAAGAAAAATAAATTTAAAATTATCATAGCATATATCAAAAGGTTCTTTGTTCTAATTAATAGCTCAAAGAATCTTTTGATAGAATATGAAGCATTACCATATATTCCATATTTTATAGAAAAACTATTTCTTAAAAATAAAAACTATATTCTTAACTTTGATGATAATATTTGGTCAAATTATGAAAATAAACTATTGTTACGAAATAAACTTGATAGTTTAGTTGAAAATGCCAGTGGTGTAATTGTTGCAAATAGCTTTCTAGAAGAGAAAGTCTCAAAATTAAATAACAATATTATAAAAATACCAACAGTTATTGACATAGATGATTATGAAAATAATAATATAATAAAATTTGACAAGTTCACTTTAGTTTGGATAGGTTCCCCTTCTACATACAAATATATAACATCTCATTCTCATATTTTTAAAAAACTTTCAAAGATAATTGATTATAAATTAGTTATAATCGCTTCTAAAGATTTAATAGACGAAGCTATCGTCGGTGTTAACATGGATTTTTATGATTGGTCAACTAAGAATGAAGTAAAAATTTTAAAAAAATCTCATATAGGTATAATGCCATTAGACGCAGATACATTCGCTCAAGGTAAGTCGTCATTTAAAATTATTCAATATATGGCTGCTGGACTACCGACAATAGCAAGTAGTATCGGTGAAAATTGCAATGTATTGGAAAATAATAAAACAGGCTTTTTAGTAGATGATGAAGAATCTTGGATAGACTCTATCCAAAAGCTTTATGATGATAAAAAAATGTATGATGATTTTGCAATGAAAGCAAAATCAAATGCATATGAATATTCAATACAAAAATATTTTAAAGAATTTAATTTATTTATTAATAAAACATTTAAGGAAAAAAATTGA
- a CDS encoding class I SAM-dependent methyltransferase — protein MEVLYKNNSQQKLKSKDFIKVELGCGPNKKIKDAISVDIVDLDEVDIVANINNGLPFDDNSIDEIYSFHFLEHVSDLEFVLKEIHRVLKPNGKKIGTVPHFANPYFYSDPTHNSFFGLYSFSYFDKEQKLFKRKVPTFYMSEFFEVSDVKLGFTSPFVGRYAFKKIVGFFVNLCTYTKEFHEENFCYLIPPYEIKFELTKINK, from the coding sequence ATGGAAGTTTTATATAAAAATAACTCTCAGCAAAAGTTAAAATCAAAAGATTTTATCAAAGTAGAATTAGGGTGTGGACCAAATAAAAAGATAAAAGATGCGATAAGTGTAGATATTGTTGATTTGGATGAGGTGGATATAGTCGCCAACATAAATAATGGCCTGCCATTTGATGACAATTCAATAGATGAAATTTATTCATTCCATTTCTTAGAACATGTTTCTGACTTAGAGTTTGTATTAAAAGAGATTCATAGAGTGTTAAAGCCAAATGGAAAAAAGATAGGAACTGTACCACACTTTGCTAATCCATATTTTTACTCAGATCCTACTCATAATAGCTTTTTTGGGCTTTACAGTTTTAGTTATTTTGATAAAGAACAAAAACTATTTAAAAGAAAAGTGCCAACCTTTTATATGTCAGAGTTTTTTGAAGTATCTGATGTGAAATTAGGTTTTACATCGCCCTTTGTTGGTAGATATGCATTTAAAAAGATAGTAGGTTTTTTTGTAAATTTATGTACATATACAAAAGAGTTTCATGAAGAAAATTTTTGTTATTTAATACCACCTTATGAAATAAAATTTGAATTAACAAAGATTAATAAATGA
- a CDS encoding glycosyltransferase family 2 protein codes for MKNKISIITVCFNAADTIEETINSVVNQPYDNKEYIIIDGGSTDGTLDIIKKYEDRIAYWASEPDYGLYHAMNKGIEKATGDIIGMINADDYYFDDIFVDVVKAFDGKSLEEHIFFGDMFHDGDIVKGWRQENVKIGAFGAHPSMFCPKKVYDKIGKYRLWYKILADYDFMYRAYHVYNIKPIYLPKKTAFFRVGGLASNNIFRSFTEEMLIKIENGEKIAKAFPIYLLKLLKFYIKSLWK; via the coding sequence ATGAAAAATAAAATATCAATAATTACGGTTTGTTTTAATGCGGCAGACACGATAGAAGAAACAATAAACTCTGTTGTAAATCAACCTTATGACAATAAAGAATATATTATAATAGATGGTGGTTCAACAGATGGAACATTAGATATTATAAAAAAGTATGAAGATAGAATTGCTTATTGGGCAAGTGAACCTGATTATGGTTTATATCATGCCATGAATAAAGGTATAGAAAAAGCTACTGGTGATATTATAGGTATGATTAATGCGGATGATTACTATTTTGATGATATTTTTGTAGATGTAGTAAAAGCATTTGATGGGAAAAGCTTAGAAGAACATATTTTCTTTGGAGATATGTTTCATGATGGAGATATTGTTAAGGGCTGGAGACAAGAAAATGTAAAGATTGGAGCATTCGGTGCTCATCCTTCAATGTTTTGTCCTAAAAAAGTTTATGATAAAATTGGTAAATATAGATTGTGGTATAAAATATTGGCAGATTACGATTTTATGTACAGGGCTTATCATGTTTATAATATTAAACCGATATATTTACCAAAGAAAACTGCATTTTTTAGAGTTGGTGGTTTAGCTTCGAACAATATATTTAGGTCATTTACAGAAGAGATGCTTATAAAAATCGAAAATGGAGAAAAGATAGCTAAAGCTTTTCCTATTTATTTATTAAAGCTTTTAAAGTTTTATATAAAAAGTTTATGGAAGTAA